A stretch of Schaalia odontolytica DNA encodes these proteins:
- the rpmH gene encoding 50S ribosomal protein L34, translating to MTTKRTYQPNNRRRSKTHGFRLRMSTRAGRAILAARRRKGRAKLSA from the coding sequence GTGACCACCAAGCGGACCTACCAGCCCAACAACCGTCGTCGTTCCAAGACGCACGGCTTCCGTCTGCGCATGTCGACCCGCGCCGGCCGCGCCATTCTGGCTGCCCGCCGCCGCAAGGGCCGCGCCAAGCTGTCCGCCTGA